In a single window of the Streptacidiphilus sp. P02-A3a genome:
- a CDS encoding GAF domain-containing protein — translation MTREQQLTKVFVEVADSLIADFDLIDFLQQLSVRCVELLDVAACGVLLADEHELLQVLAASDEHTRLLELFALQHDQGPCVECYQSGQPRTNISLGDADAVGRWPQFTPVARRSGFSSTNAIPLRLRGRVIGVLGLFQTKDNVLSEEDITLAQALADVATIAILQQRTLAHSEVERGQLQYALTSRIVLEQVKGILAERWQVTADEAFTAFRTYARANHHQLSHLARQIADGAFDTDRIPRSPEPRSRH, via the coding sequence ATGACCCGCGAACAGCAGCTCACGAAGGTCTTCGTGGAAGTCGCCGACTCCCTGATCGCCGACTTCGACCTCATCGACTTCCTCCAGCAGTTGTCCGTGCGCTGTGTGGAACTGCTGGACGTGGCCGCCTGCGGGGTCCTGCTGGCCGACGAGCACGAGCTGCTACAGGTCCTGGCTGCCTCGGACGAGCACACCAGGCTGCTGGAGCTCTTCGCCTTGCAGCACGACCAGGGCCCGTGCGTGGAGTGCTACCAGAGCGGCCAGCCGCGCACCAACATCAGCCTCGGCGACGCGGACGCCGTCGGGCGGTGGCCCCAGTTCACTCCCGTCGCCCGCCGGTCGGGCTTCTCCTCCACCAACGCCATTCCACTGCGGCTGCGCGGTCGGGTCATCGGCGTCCTTGGTCTGTTCCAGACCAAGGACAACGTGTTGAGCGAGGAGGACATCACGTTGGCCCAGGCGCTGGCGGACGTGGCCACCATCGCGATACTGCAGCAGCGCACGCTCGCCCACAGCGAAGTCGAGCGTGGACAGCTCCAGTACGCGCTCACCAGCCGTATCGTCCTGGAGCAGGTCAAGGGCATCCTGGCCGAGCGTTGGCAGGTCACCGCCGACGAGGCGTTCACCGCTTTCCGCACCTACGCCCGTGCCAACCACCACCAGCTCTCCCACCTGGCCCGGCAGATCGCCGACGGCGCGTTCGACACCGACCGGATCCCACGCTCGCCCGAGCCCCGATCGCGGCACTGA
- a CDS encoding ANTAR domain-containing protein: MTSPAMAEVLRLLLNDRLEAADEVVAAGASALGVDSLAVSLVTGSGTTELLWCSAEIGRHFEDLQLTLGQGPGHDALRTGGLVTIADLARVRQDRWPVLAAEAPDLDVRAVFCFPMGLGALRVGVMTGVRSIPGPMAGQQVEDALALASMLTTRCLNGTDHATDLLPFAPPHTLQHAVIHQATGMLSVQLALPLTQALLRLRAHAYGMSRPITEVAQDIVDRRLRLDIGTNGHAPTPPAADKE, from the coding sequence ATGACCAGCCCCGCCATGGCCGAAGTCCTGCGGCTCCTGCTGAACGACCGGCTGGAGGCCGCTGACGAAGTCGTTGCCGCTGGGGCGTCGGCGCTCGGTGTGGACAGCCTCGCGGTATCCCTGGTCACCGGGTCCGGTACCACAGAGCTGCTGTGGTGCTCCGCCGAGATCGGTCGGCACTTCGAGGACCTGCAACTCACCCTCGGCCAGGGCCCGGGGCATGACGCGCTGCGCACCGGAGGGCTGGTCACCATCGCGGACCTGGCCCGGGTCCGCCAGGACCGCTGGCCGGTCCTGGCCGCCGAAGCGCCCGATCTGGACGTCCGCGCGGTGTTCTGCTTCCCGATGGGGCTGGGCGCGCTACGGGTGGGCGTGATGACCGGCGTTCGCAGCATCCCGGGCCCCATGGCCGGCCAGCAGGTCGAGGACGCCCTGGCCCTGGCCTCGATGCTGACCACCCGCTGCCTGAACGGCACCGACCACGCCACCGACCTGCTTCCCTTCGCTCCACCGCACACCCTGCAGCACGCCGTCATCCACCAGGCCACCGGAATGCTCAGCGTCCAACTCGCGCTGCCCCTGACGCAGGCCCTGCTGCGGCTCCGCGCCCACGCCTACGGCATGAGCCGACCTATCACCGAGGTAGCCCAGGACATCGTCGACCGGCGGTTGCGCCTGGACATCGGTACCAACGGACATGCCCCGACTCCGCCTGCCGCAGACAAGGAATGA
- a CDS encoding STAS domain-containing protein, translating to MPTQYGLNLDRTDRGSQSTIVMAGELDLDTEPALRSMIENCLREGMRIIDVDLTGLTFCDVSGLNTFLAVTRLARTDGVVLRLHDPDPTLIRLVDLTGTGAVLSLTTRSAPTPTLALAPALALSGSASSVLRSGMPDDARGHHQRLRRRAPRCRHSG from the coding sequence ATGCCCACTCAGTACGGATTGAACCTTGATCGGACGGATCGCGGCAGCCAGTCGACCATCGTCATGGCGGGTGAACTCGACCTGGACACCGAGCCTGCTCTGCGTAGCATGATCGAAAACTGCCTGCGCGAGGGGATGCGCATCATCGATGTCGACCTGACCGGACTGACCTTCTGCGACGTCAGCGGCCTGAACACGTTCCTCGCCGTCACCAGGCTGGCGCGGACCGACGGTGTGGTCCTGCGCCTGCACGATCCCGACCCCACGCTGATCCGACTGGTGGACCTGACCGGCACCGGTGCCGTCCTGTCCCTGACGACCAGGTCCGCCCCCACCCCCACCCTCGCCCTCGCCCCCGCCCTCGCCCTGAGTGGATCTGCCTCCTCGGTCTTGCGCTCGGGGATGCCGGACGACGCGCGCGGACACCATCAGCGCCTGCGGCGACGTGCTCCACGATGCCGTCACAGCGGATGA
- a CDS encoding TetR/AcrR family transcriptional regulator C-terminal domain-containing protein, whose translation MDPTDPDWVSQLRTVARNYRRLALDHPHAVPLLVTRPLATPLALRPPGTLRPLEAVLALLGRAGFSGTNALHIYRALFGFLHGHVLNELQELVDNPEETDDLLRLGLHRLSIREFPLLRGLASTLASYDGAAELERGLDILMAGLATTLAPTLAPTP comes from the coding sequence GTGGACCCCACCGACCCCGACTGGGTCTCCCAACTGCGCACCGTCGCCCGCAACTACCGCCGTCTCGCCCTCGACCACCCGCACGCCGTGCCGCTGCTGGTCACCCGCCCCCTGGCCACCCCGCTGGCCCTACGTCCCCCCGGCACCCTGCGTCCGCTGGAAGCCGTCCTCGCCCTCCTCGGCCGTGCCGGATTCAGCGGAACCAATGCCCTGCACATCTACCGCGCCCTGTTCGGATTCCTCCACGGCCATGTTCTCAACGAACTCCAGGAACTCGTCGACAATCCCGAGGAGACCGACGACCTCCTACGCCTCGGCCTGCACCGGCTATCCATCCGGGAATTCCCTCTGCTGCGCGGCCTTGCCTCGACGCTGGCCAGCTACGACGGCGCCGCCGAACTCGAACGCGGCCTGGACATCCTCATGGCCGGATTGGCCACCACCCTGGCACCCACCCTGGCACCCACCCCATAG
- a CDS encoding IucA/IucC family C-terminal-domain containing protein: MDLDDADSPLAFWRHAERYLGGGTRTYSSSADFMDISPLCHPQLGAPSFAVPSFHVPWAAGSLLTSGIPSGLTALYQIPGGFLLPVHPDALSYPGLVGREELLALEPGPVFDVVPSANGRTVFVSAVDGTAVPEHLLKLHYPRRLSRFTRRLREPVIRAQLWAAEELTRAGLPILAEVCGGVFGSGDDAWGFIVRELPPATVAGDRFTVPLFALYGDDVQAPGGRSLVEQLVAAGGSPAGSLLAERIVEPMVELWVRAALETGCALEMHGQNTLLSFTPDLREVEVLYRDCDVYVDPALRARNGLTSLPPTGVISKDVPFPANQVFSLTYDSFMGHHALDYLARLARERLGVAPDALHAAARRAFTAATGEAHRGLLPDTVYYYDNELRPRGAWNLVNTGRRPQWR; the protein is encoded by the coding sequence GTGGACCTTGACGACGCCGACAGTCCCTTGGCGTTCTGGCGGCACGCGGAGCGCTATCTCGGGGGCGGAACGCGGACGTACAGCAGCAGTGCCGATTTCATGGACATCTCGCCGCTGTGCCATCCGCAGCTCGGGGCGCCGTCCTTCGCGGTCCCGAGCTTTCACGTTCCATGGGCGGCGGGTTCCCTGCTGACCAGCGGCATCCCGTCCGGGCTGACGGCCCTGTACCAGATTCCGGGCGGCTTCCTGCTGCCTGTCCACCCCGACGCGCTCAGCTACCCGGGGCTGGTGGGCCGCGAGGAACTGTTGGCGCTGGAGCCCGGCCCCGTGTTCGACGTGGTGCCATCGGCCAACGGCAGAACGGTATTTGTCTCGGCGGTCGACGGCACAGCGGTTCCCGAGCACCTGCTCAAGCTCCACTACCCGCGGCGGCTGTCGCGGTTCACCCGTCGACTGCGCGAGCCGGTCATCAGGGCACAGCTCTGGGCGGCCGAGGAGTTGACCCGAGCGGGTCTCCCGATCCTGGCCGAGGTCTGCGGAGGTGTCTTCGGCAGCGGCGACGACGCCTGGGGCTTCATCGTGCGCGAACTCCCCCCGGCCACCGTGGCGGGCGACAGGTTCACGGTGCCACTCTTCGCGCTCTACGGGGACGACGTCCAGGCGCCCGGCGGCCGGTCCCTGGTGGAACAGCTCGTCGCTGCGGGCGGCAGCCCGGCCGGGAGCCTCTTGGCGGAGCGGATCGTGGAGCCGATGGTCGAGCTGTGGGTGCGGGCCGCGCTGGAGACAGGCTGCGCGTTGGAGATGCACGGCCAGAACACCCTGCTGTCCTTCACCCCGGACCTGCGGGAGGTCGAGGTGCTCTATCGGGACTGCGACGTCTACGTCGACCCCGCGCTCCGCGCGCGCAACGGCCTGACGTCCCTGCCGCCGACCGGCGTCATCTCCAAAGACGTCCCGTTCCCGGCGAACCAGGTCTTCAGCCTCACCTACGACAGCTTCATGGGCCACCACGCCCTGGACTACCTGGCGCGGTTGGCCCGAGAGCGTCTCGGGGTGGCCCCGGACGCGCTCCACGCGGCCGCCCGGCGCGCCTTCACCGCCGCGACCGGCGAGGCGCACCGTGGCCTGCTGCCCGACACGGTCTACTACTACGACAACGAGCTCCGCCCGCGCGGCGCCTGGAACCTGGTGAACACCGGCCGACGGCCCCAGTGGAGATGA